A single genomic interval of uncultured Pseudodesulfovibrio sp. harbors:
- a CDS encoding NAD(P)-dependent oxidoreductase, with amino-acid sequence MGKHIIEEAKRCLQCKNPLCSKGCPNSTPVNEMVRLLLEGKMLEAGEMLFNNNPLSVVCSLICPHENFCEGHCILGKKGSPVQVSDIENYISRYYLEQFQPQKPKHENNGKRIAIVGSGPAGITVAFILASNGFDVTIFESEDKIGGVLQYGIPDFRLPKELLTQLKTMLERLGVKIRPNMVIGPVVTLEDLLRDDYKAIFIGTGVWSPKPLRLRGETLGHVHYAINYLKNPDVYTLGRKVAVIGAGNVAMDVARTALRKGAEEVTVLYRRGEKDMTATQYEYQYARLDGVKFEFYRSPLEIVDEGVICTETRKEKDGDVVRVVPIEGSEKLFQADSVFIAASQNPRNNLTGIEIGKTGLILVNEDGRTTREGIFASGDVVTGAKTVAEAVNLSKKSAQAIMDYVAGLPD; translated from the coding sequence ATGGGAAAACATATCATCGAGGAAGCCAAGCGCTGCCTGCAATGCAAAAATCCTCTGTGCAGCAAGGGCTGTCCCAACAGCACCCCAGTCAATGAAATGGTCCGCCTCCTCCTTGAGGGGAAAATGCTCGAAGCGGGCGAAATGCTGTTCAACAACAACCCGCTGTCCGTGGTTTGTTCGCTTATCTGTCCGCATGAAAATTTCTGTGAAGGACACTGTATTCTGGGCAAGAAAGGTTCACCCGTTCAGGTCAGCGACATCGAGAACTATATTTCCCGCTATTATCTCGAACAGTTCCAGCCTCAAAAGCCCAAGCACGAAAACAACGGCAAGCGGATAGCCATCGTCGGTTCCGGCCCCGCAGGAATCACCGTGGCCTTCATCCTTGCCTCCAACGGCTTTGACGTGACCATCTTCGAATCCGAAGACAAGATCGGCGGCGTCCTCCAGTACGGCATTCCCGATTTCCGCCTGCCCAAGGAACTCCTCACCCAGCTCAAGACGATGCTGGAACGGCTCGGCGTCAAAATCCGTCCGAACATGGTCATCGGCCCGGTGGTCACCCTCGAAGACCTCCTGCGCGACGACTACAAGGCCATTTTCATCGGAACCGGGGTCTGGAGTCCGAAACCCCTGCGCCTCAGAGGCGAAACCCTCGGGCATGTTCATTACGCCATCAACTACCTCAAGAACCCGGACGTCTACACGCTAGGGCGCAAGGTCGCTGTCATCGGCGCAGGAAACGTGGCCATGGACGTGGCCCGCACGGCACTGCGAAAAGGCGCGGAAGAGGTAACCGTACTCTATCGTCGCGGCGAAAAGGACATGACCGCCACCCAATACGAATACCAGTACGCCCGACTCGACGGCGTGAAGTTCGAATTCTACCGCTCCCCGCTCGAAATCGTGGATGAGGGCGTGATCTGTACGGAAACACGCAAGGAAAAGGACGGCGACGTCGTCCGCGTCGTGCCGATTGAAGGCTCGGAAAAACTCTTTCAGGCTGACTCCGTTTTCATCGCCGCGAGCCAGAACCCGCGCAACAACCTCACCGGCATCGAGATCGGAAAGACCGGCCTCATTCTGGTCAACGAGGATGGACGCACCACCCGCGAAGGCATTTTCGCTTCCGGCGACGTGGTCACCGGAGCCAAGACCGTGGCGGAAGCGGTCAACCTCTCAAAAAAATCCGCGCAGGCCATCATGGACTATGTGGCAGGACTGCCGGATTAA
- a CDS encoding arsenate reductase ArsC, with protein sequence MKILFLCTGNSCRSQMAEGWTRHLKGDEMEVWSAGVETHGLNQRAVTVMKEAGVDISTHASKLISDLPDGMEFDYVVTVCDNARESCPFFPGKSEVVHVGFDDPPALTKGMEDEETVLDVYRRVRDQIREFVLTLPDGLTRQR encoded by the coding sequence ATGAAAATACTGTTTCTCTGCACTGGCAATTCGTGCCGCAGCCAGATGGCCGAGGGCTGGACCCGTCACCTCAAGGGCGACGAAATGGAAGTCTGGTCCGCAGGCGTGGAAACACATGGCCTCAACCAAAGAGCTGTCACCGTCATGAAGGAAGCGGGGGTGGATATTTCCACCCACGCTTCCAAACTCATCTCCGACCTGCCGGACGGCATGGAATTCGATTACGTTGTCACGGTCTGTGACAACGCGCGGGAAAGCTGCCCGTTCTTTCCCGGCAAAAGTGAGGTCGTGCATGTCGGTTTTGACGACCCGCCCGCATTGACCAAAGGGATGGAGGATGAAGAAACGGTCCTCGACGTCTACCGACGCGTGCGGGACCAGATCAGGGAATTCGTACTCACCCTGCCGGATGGACTGACAAGGCAACGTTGA
- a CDS encoding nucleoside deaminase: MPQQFTTDTLSLSFGMPQWAVSALNDLPEYLPSHEERMAAVIEFSRKNFQNGTGGPFAAGVFERDSGRLVVIGVNRVMPYNCSSAHAEIMAMSLAQKMLGVYDLGGEGLPAHELVVNWRPCAMCFGAVLWSGVRSLVIAGDGPELEEITGFDEGPVHEDWRGELARRGIALTEDVLRDKAIEAYREFNASQNVVYNARQGEA, encoded by the coding sequence ATGCCCCAGCAATTCACTACCGACACTCTTTCTCTTTCTTTCGGAATGCCCCAGTGGGCTGTCTCGGCACTCAACGATCTCCCGGAGTACCTTCCTTCACACGAAGAACGCATGGCGGCAGTCATCGAATTTTCTCGCAAGAACTTCCAAAACGGCACGGGCGGCCCATTCGCGGCAGGTGTATTCGAGCGCGACTCCGGCAGGCTGGTGGTCATCGGTGTCAACCGCGTCATGCCCTACAACTGTTCGTCAGCCCATGCCGAAATCATGGCCATGTCCCTGGCCCAGAAGATGCTCGGAGTGTATGACCTCGGCGGGGAAGGGCTGCCTGCACACGAATTGGTCGTCAACTGGCGGCCCTGCGCCATGTGCTTCGGCGCGGTGCTCTGGTCCGGCGTACGTTCGCTGGTCATCGCAGGCGACGGGCCCGAACTGGAGGAAATCACCGGGTTCGACGAAGGTCCGGTTCATGAGGACTGGCGTGGCGAGCTTGCCCGACGCGGCATCGCACTGACCGAGGACGTGCTCCGGGACAAGGCCATCGAAGCCTACCGGGAATTCAACGCATCGCAGAACGTCGTGTACAACGCCCGTCAGGGAGAAGCATAA
- a CDS encoding EamA family transporter, with the protein MARGFIYSIISAICLGSLAIFAKTGLAMGMAPMQIVQYRFFFGALLLLSWIGATQPHLLRIRPKGLLKAAVLGAGIYPVQSWLFIKALQHLPASTTSLIYYLYPVVTTLIAVIFTGLKPNKTIYQSLLLILAGCGLVFYNAFTQAVDIRGIWFILACMVTFSIYLTLVQRFTKNDEAQRVSIWVIFFMAAAVSCISPPTTILSQPLKGWGIAIGLGLIPTAVAISLLYRAIEKIGSAYAAMFSTVEPVTTVLLATLILDEPMDIIQLAGMVLIITGIIMPNLGLIREKTIVSAK; encoded by the coding sequence ATGGCACGCGGTTTCATCTACTCCATCATCTCCGCCATCTGCCTCGGCAGTCTGGCCATTTTCGCCAAGACAGGTCTCGCCATGGGCATGGCCCCCATGCAGATCGTGCAATACCGCTTCTTCTTCGGCGCACTGCTCCTTTTATCATGGATTGGCGCGACACAACCGCACCTGCTGAGAATCCGCCCCAAGGGACTGCTCAAGGCCGCGGTTCTCGGTGCAGGCATCTACCCCGTCCAGTCATGGCTTTTCATCAAGGCGCTCCAGCATCTTCCCGCATCCACCACGTCACTCATCTATTATCTCTATCCAGTGGTCACCACGCTAATCGCGGTCATCTTCACCGGCCTGAAACCGAACAAGACAATATACCAGTCGCTCCTTCTCATCCTCGCCGGGTGTGGACTGGTTTTCTACAACGCATTCACACAGGCAGTGGATATCCGTGGCATATGGTTCATACTCGCCTGCATGGTCACATTTTCCATCTACCTGACACTGGTTCAGCGCTTCACGAAAAACGACGAAGCCCAACGCGTCTCCATATGGGTCATTTTCTTTATGGCTGCCGCGGTCAGCTGCATCTCCCCGCCGACGACCATCCTTAGCCAGCCCCTCAAGGGGTGGGGCATCGCCATAGGACTCGGCCTGATCCCCACAGCCGTTGCCATCAGCCTGCTCTACCGGGCCATAGAAAAAATCGGCAGCGCCTACGCAGCCATGTTCTCCACAGTGGAACCCGTGACCACGGTACTGCTCGCAACCCTGATCCTTGACGAACCCATGGACATCATCCAGCTCGCGGGCATGGTCCTCATCATCACGGGGATCATCATGCCCAACCTCGGCCTCATACGGGAAAAAACGATCGTTTCCGCAAAGTAA
- a CDS encoding MFS transporter, with the protein MQTDAPHSDARTVQEYIDETPYWADGTPSRDVPMTGMQWRIWTLASAGKFFEGLVVFMTGVALPLIVQEFQLDAMSKGMVGAVPLVGILIGATALGGLADHFGRKTMFIMEMILFAICLTLLVFSPNYEYLLAALFGVGLSLGCDYPTAHMIISESIPSSNRGRLVLGAFGFQAIGALAGTGVGYLILMDVPDISAWRWMYATAVIPAVVVVLARFSITDSAPWLASVGKMKEARQETSRLLRREPPYPSEIHLAAPQTHTNKNDFTNSYGRLFTAQFRRATILASVPWFLQDLSTYGIGIFTPTILAKAVGGSHEHAHNLATLIHQDMVAAKGAAFIDILLLVGIIGAVLLADRLGRIRLQVFGFIGCAAGLFIATLSLDAHGEMQTFLLFAGFMLFSLMTNLGPNAMTYLIAGEVFPTAIRGKGAGVAASAAKIGAALTAFLFPVLLADLGTKTILYILMGTSFLGAATTWLYRIETTGINLDTLEYGDRQDCS; encoded by the coding sequence ATGCAGACCGATGCGCCCCACAGCGACGCCAGAACCGTTCAGGAATACATTGACGAGACTCCCTACTGGGCTGACGGCACACCGTCACGCGACGTTCCGATGACCGGCATGCAGTGGCGCATCTGGACTCTCGCCTCGGCAGGAAAATTTTTCGAGGGGCTGGTCGTGTTCATGACCGGCGTGGCCCTGCCGCTCATCGTGCAGGAGTTCCAGCTCGACGCCATGAGCAAAGGCATGGTGGGAGCCGTCCCGCTTGTGGGCATCCTCATCGGGGCCACGGCGCTGGGTGGTCTGGCTGACCACTTCGGCAGAAAAACGATGTTCATCATGGAAATGATCCTGTTCGCCATCTGCCTGACCCTGTTGGTCTTCAGTCCAAACTACGAATACCTGCTCGCCGCTTTGTTCGGAGTCGGGCTGTCACTTGGCTGCGACTACCCCACGGCGCACATGATCATCTCCGAGTCCATCCCGAGCAGCAACCGGGGACGGCTTGTTCTCGGCGCTTTCGGATTTCAGGCCATCGGGGCGCTTGCGGGAACAGGCGTGGGCTACCTTATCCTCATGGATGTTCCGGACATCAGCGCATGGCGCTGGATGTACGCCACAGCGGTCATTCCCGCCGTAGTCGTCGTTCTGGCACGCTTCTCCATTACGGACTCGGCACCATGGCTCGCCTCCGTAGGAAAAATGAAGGAAGCCCGACAGGAAACCTCCCGCCTGCTTCGGCGCGAACCACCGTACCCCTCAGAAATACACCTCGCCGCCCCTCAAACACACACCAACAAAAACGACTTCACCAACAGTTACGGCAGACTTTTCACCGCACAATTCCGCAGAGCTACCATACTGGCGTCCGTCCCCTGGTTTTTGCAGGACCTCAGCACTTACGGCATCGGCATCTTTACTCCCACCATTCTCGCCAAGGCCGTCGGTGGCAGCCACGAACATGCCCACAATCTCGCAACCCTCATTCATCAAGACATGGTGGCAGCCAAGGGAGCCGCGTTCATCGACATCCTGCTGCTCGTCGGCATAATAGGAGCCGTGCTTCTGGCTGACAGGCTCGGGCGCATCCGGCTTCAGGTATTCGGATTCATCGGCTGTGCTGCGGGCCTGTTCATCGCGACCCTGTCGCTGGATGCCCACGGAGAAATGCAGACGTTCCTTCTCTTTGCCGGATTCATGCTGTTCAGCCTCATGACCAACCTCGGGCCCAACGCCATGACATACCTCATCGCAGGTGAAGTCTTTCCCACCGCCATACGCGGCAAGGGGGCCGGAGTCGCTGCCTCGGCAGCCAAGATTGGTGCCGCCCTGACGGCCTTCCTCTTCCCCGTCCTGCTGGCCGACCTCGGCACGAAAACAATTCTCTACATTCTTATGGGCACATCGTTTCTCGGAGCCGCGACCACATGGCTCTATCGGATCGAAACCACAGGCATCAATCTGGACACGCTTGAGTACGGTGACAGACAAGACTGTTCTTGA
- a CDS encoding FAD-dependent oxidoreductase yields MDLVIIGAGPAGLTAGIYAVRAGLKAVVLEKNIVGGQVALTPVVENYPGFSTVPGKQLMDIMSEHAREYLPVNEGEGVESITLGDIAAGETITLTTNRGIYSAKAVILATGSAYRQIGVPGETRYFGRGINYCASCDGYLYKGKKVAIIGGGNTALTDALHLKNLGVDVTVIHRRDTFRAQKPLQDSLAREEIPVIWNTAVETIEGDEKRVTSLRLRNLKDDSITDLPVDGCFIAIGQVPSTDLAKTLGVKIKEDGFVEVDTAMRTNVPHVYAAGDLTGGLQQIVTAIGEGSIAAMSAFEDISNPYWKDK; encoded by the coding sequence ATGGATCTCGTCATCATCGGGGCCGGACCGGCCGGTCTGACCGCGGGCATCTACGCTGTCCGGGCCGGACTCAAGGCCGTGGTCCTCGAAAAAAACATTGTCGGCGGTCAGGTCGCGCTGACCCCGGTAGTGGAGAACTATCCCGGTTTCTCCACCGTTCCCGGCAAACAGCTCATGGACATCATGAGCGAACACGCGCGCGAATATCTTCCGGTCAACGAAGGCGAAGGCGTGGAATCCATCACGCTCGGAGACATTGCCGCCGGAGAAACCATCACCCTCACGACCAACCGCGGCATATACTCGGCCAAGGCGGTCATCCTCGCCACAGGCTCGGCATACCGGCAGATAGGAGTACCCGGTGAAACCCGTTATTTCGGGCGCGGCATCAACTACTGTGCTTCCTGCGACGGCTACCTGTACAAAGGCAAGAAAGTCGCCATCATCGGCGGCGGCAACACGGCCCTGACCGACGCGCTACACCTGAAAAACCTTGGCGTTGACGTTACGGTCATTCATCGGCGCGATACCTTCCGCGCACAAAAGCCCTTGCAGGACTCCCTTGCCCGCGAGGAGATTCCGGTCATCTGGAATACGGCTGTCGAAACGATTGAAGGAGATGAAAAGCGAGTGACCAGTCTCCGGCTTCGAAACCTCAAGGACGATTCCATAACAGACCTTCCGGTAGACGGCTGCTTCATCGCCATCGGTCAGGTCCCCAGCACGGACCTCGCCAAGACACTCGGCGTGAAAATCAAGGAAGACGGATTCGTTGAAGTCGACACTGCCATGCGGACCAACGTTCCCCACGTCTATGCCGCAGGCGATCTCACGGGAGGACTCCAGCAGATCGTCACCGCCATCGGGGAAGGCTCAATCGCCGCAATGAGTGCATTTGAAGACATCAGCAATCCATACTGGAAAGATAAATAA
- a CDS encoding FG-GAP-like repeat-containing protein, whose protein sequence is MPIPSRPFANKDIPLSSEETGFTDMENHSPPHPEMVDMDHDGDMDISVSSEKKGVNYWLENTLDEKGNRFLQHSIFKQITPTAIGYGDLNGDDVPDIVLGHISGAKVFMDNGKWEMTDLSLSLQSPRAILIEDIDGDYRKDLLIRDSHDFFLIKNLPGLLGSQILSWPNLGNSNVLSVGNFNVATVSLEILTMDEKNGTLVMIEHDGRHWQPAKVVTETTVRTLSAHDFDNDGFTDVIIGNENGDISLLKNDGTGNFTRIANSEKADFDIPVEHFETAGGTWDNFHGFPSEELDGVQNVLSPPMHGFEWSHAPRFTVTSSTSGVEIPDTSFLKTLPDDSFSIEKSDSYTSSDLLPFTASVISEQEKDQSGTEQGSDTIQRADDSDAQLPLPTAGEELREWGLETHEQNDMHSIQGRMVDGSSLNDLYVLGHDNDSADGNQGSDFIFGKGGNDTLTGGEGNDALFGGDGRDALFGDADDDYLRGNNGSDALVGGEGDDYLNGGKGDDLLFGGQGDDFLFGDSGDDTLYGGNGQDTFYYHSPQEGTDTIRDFNLQEDLFVFDFEIDTYCCVRDEYDGSLGTNGSALIWAVSEDGTADLYYDSDTSQTGGEYCIAHVELTDGLQNETCEELTPDDILS, encoded by the coding sequence ATGCCCATTCCTTCCCGCCCATTCGCCAACAAGGATATACCTCTGTCCTCCGAGGAAACAGGTTTTACCGACATGGAAAACCACTCTCCGCCGCACCCGGAAATGGTAGACATGGACCACGATGGCGATATGGACATATCGGTCTCTTCCGAGAAAAAGGGAGTAAACTACTGGCTCGAAAACACTCTGGATGAAAAAGGGAACCGATTTCTCCAGCACAGTATTTTCAAGCAAATCACTCCCACGGCGATCGGTTACGGAGACCTGAACGGAGACGATGTTCCGGATATTGTTCTGGGCCATATCTCGGGAGCCAAGGTCTTCATGGACAACGGCAAGTGGGAAATGACGGACCTTTCACTCTCCCTGCAATCACCCAGGGCTATCCTGATAGAAGACATCGACGGAGACTACCGGAAAGACCTGCTCATCAGGGACTCCCACGATTTCTTTCTCATCAAGAATCTTCCGGGGCTCCTCGGCAGCCAGATCCTTTCCTGGCCGAATCTGGGAAACAGCAACGTGCTTTCCGTCGGTAATTTCAATGTAGCCACGGTTTCTCTCGAAATACTCACAATGGACGAGAAAAACGGTACCCTTGTGATGATCGAACATGACGGCAGGCATTGGCAGCCTGCCAAAGTCGTGACGGAAACCACAGTCAGAACACTCTCGGCGCACGACTTCGACAACGACGGTTTCACGGATGTCATTATAGGAAACGAGAACGGCGACATCTCACTGCTGAAAAATGACGGGACCGGGAATTTCACTCGAATCGCCAATTCCGAAAAAGCCGACTTCGATATCCCTGTAGAACACTTTGAAACCGCAGGCGGGACATGGGACAACTTCCATGGGTTTCCCTCCGAGGAATTGGACGGAGTTCAAAACGTACTTTCTCCCCCGATGCACGGGTTTGAATGGTCGCACGCCCCCCGATTCACGGTTACCTCTTCGACGTCAGGAGTGGAGATACCTGACACGTCCTTTCTGAAAACGCTGCCTGATGATTCCTTTTCCATCGAAAAGTCCGATTCATACACTTCTTCCGATCTTCTCCCCTTCACCGCCTCGGTAATCAGCGAACAGGAAAAGGATCAAAGCGGCACGGAGCAGGGCTCCGACACCATCCAAAGGGCGGACGATTCTGATGCCCAGCTTCCCCTCCCCACGGCAGGAGAAGAACTCAGGGAATGGGGACTGGAGACGCATGAACAAAACGACATGCACTCAATTCAGGGCAGGATGGTCGACGGTTCTTCCCTCAACGACCTGTACGTACTCGGACACGACAACGACAGTGCCGACGGGAACCAAGGGAGTGATTTCATTTTCGGCAAAGGCGGAAACGACACCCTCACCGGCGGGGAAGGCAATGACGCCCTCTTCGGCGGAGACGGACGGGATGCCCTTTTCGGCGATGCAGACGATGATTACCTCCGGGGAAACAACGGAAGCGACGCCCTTGTCGGTGGCGAAGGAGATGACTACCTCAACGGCGGTAAAGGCGACGACCTTTTATTCGGCGGACAAGGCGACGACTTTCTTTTCGGAGATAGCGGCGACGACACGCTGTATGGCGGTAACGGGCAGGACACATTCTACTATCACTCCCCCCAAGAAGGGACCGACACCATCCGCGATTTCAACTTACAAGAAGACCTATTCGTGTTTGATTTCGAAATCGACACATACTGCTGTGTCAGGGACGAATATGACGGCAGTCTAGGCACAAACGGTTCAGCCCTCATATGGGCCGTCTCCGAAGACGGAACTGCTGACCTCTATTACGACAGCGACACAAGCCAGACGGGCGGCGAGTATTGCATCGCCCACGTCGAATTGACCGACGGATTGCAGAACGAGACCTGCGAAGAACTCACTCCCGACGACATCCTGTCATAA
- a CDS encoding TetR/AcrR family transcriptional regulator, producing MSKKQQEKSQQTMQELMESARELFGSKGFSQTSVAEITEHAGYAKGSFYRHWNSKDELFLQIVEQKFKTYRAERDGQLKTPRNLEDAMNRIWDFLETIVRDKSWSSIFLEFTVYSAHSEILRKLMNKSDYRLSNRIFAELVRDHVETDFPPEKIGAINTALFEGYLIHSSLETQILTFEDVRASAIALALSNGTRQD from the coding sequence ATGTCGAAAAAACAGCAGGAAAAATCGCAGCAGACCATGCAGGAGCTCATGGAATCCGCCAGAGAACTGTTCGGTTCCAAGGGATTTTCGCAAACGTCCGTGGCTGAGATCACCGAACATGCGGGATACGCCAAAGGGAGCTTCTACCGCCACTGGAACAGCAAGGACGAACTCTTTCTCCAGATTGTCGAGCAGAAATTCAAAACCTACCGTGCCGAACGGGATGGGCAACTGAAAACTCCTCGCAATCTCGAAGACGCCATGAACCGCATCTGGGACTTCCTCGAAACCATCGTGCGTGACAAAAGCTGGTCATCCATATTCCTCGAATTCACCGTCTATTCGGCTCACAGCGAAATACTCCGCAAGCTCATGAACAAATCAGACTACCGCCTTTCCAACCGGATATTCGCGGAACTGGTCCGCGACCATGTGGAGACTGATTTCCCGCCGGAAAAAATCGGCGCAATCAATACCGCACTGTTCGAGGGCTACCTCATCCACAGTTCACTGGAAACGCAGATTCTCACATTCGAGGATGTCCGGGCATCCGCTATCGCACTGGCCCTCAGCAACGGGACAAGACAGGACTAA
- a CDS encoding TRAP transporter substrate-binding protein: protein MKKLSLTLAAVFIASLAFASIALAGSVRLTYSNFFPPTHIQSKLADQWCRMVAERTGGKVVIDYFPGGTLTKAKQNYDGVVEGISDIGMSCLAYSRGRFPVMAAVDLPLGYTSGTQATAMANAVYEKFTPRELRDVKPMYFHAHGPGLLFTAPRPVATLEELKGLKIRSTGNSAKLVKALGGTPVAQSMPTSYQSLQKGVVDGSMNPIESNKGWKLAEVVKFGTESFPVAYTTTFFVVMNKDKWDMIDPDSQKAIEELNKEWAVMHGKAWDEADAVGKQFFLDKGGKMVPLADDEAARWVEAAKPVMQDYIDTVSKKKINGKEILDYIQSKMAELR from the coding sequence ATGAAAAAGCTTTCACTGACCCTGGCCGCAGTTTTCATCGCGTCACTCGCGTTCGCTTCCATCGCCCTTGCCGGAAGTGTACGGCTAACCTACTCCAACTTTTTCCCGCCCACCCACATCCAGTCCAAGCTGGCTGACCAATGGTGCCGCATGGTTGCAGAGCGCACAGGCGGTAAGGTCGTCATCGACTACTTCCCCGGCGGCACGCTGACCAAGGCCAAACAGAACTACGACGGCGTAGTCGAAGGTATCTCCGACATCGGCATGTCCTGCCTCGCCTACTCGCGCGGGCGCTTCCCGGTCATGGCCGCAGTGGACCTGCCCCTGGGCTACACCTCCGGCACACAGGCCACAGCCATGGCCAACGCCGTGTACGAAAAATTCACGCCCCGTGAACTGCGCGACGTCAAGCCCATGTATTTCCACGCCCATGGTCCGGGCCTGCTCTTCACAGCTCCCCGTCCCGTTGCGACGCTGGAAGAACTGAAAGGTTTGAAGATTCGCTCCACCGGCAACTCGGCAAAACTCGTCAAGGCTCTCGGCGGCACCCCGGTTGCCCAGTCCATGCCCACGTCCTACCAGTCCCTTCAAAAAGGCGTGGTGGACGGTTCCATGAACCCCATCGAATCCAACAAGGGCTGGAAGCTCGCCGAAGTGGTCAAATTCGGCACCGAATCCTTCCCTGTGGCCTACACCACCACATTCTTCGTCGTCATGAACAAGGACAAATGGGACATGATCGACCCGGATTCCCAGAAGGCCATTGAAGAGCTGAACAAGGAATGGGCCGTGATGCATGGCAAGGCATGGGACGAAGCCGATGCAGTGGGCAAGCAGTTCTTCCTCGACAAGGGCGGCAAAATGGTCCCGCTTGCCGATGACGAGGCAGCCCGCTGGGTCGAGGCCGCCAAGCCGGTCATGCAGGATTACATCGACACCGTTTCCAAAAAGAAGATCAACGGAAAGGAAATTCTCGACTACATCCAGTCCAAAATGGCCGAACTCCGATAA
- a CDS encoding TRAP transporter small permease gives MESAKPSALSRVERIMRNIAAVCLLGMALVTGADVLLRGALNTPIFGSEEIVGILGIIVVAFSLPYAHYQKSHIGVEILVRRFSRKTRRRIKLVTDTATVGLIGIVAWRMFLYAQSQAETGEVSMNLELPEYQVIYVLAFGFLIYTFCLLGDIVKFFKGSED, from the coding sequence ATGGAATCAGCGAAACCGTCCGCTCTATCCAGAGTGGAACGCATCATGCGAAACATAGCGGCCGTCTGCCTGCTCGGCATGGCCCTTGTGACCGGAGCGGACGTCCTGCTTCGGGGGGCGCTCAATACTCCCATCTTCGGCAGCGAGGAAATCGTGGGAATCCTCGGCATCATCGTTGTCGCCTTCTCCCTGCCCTACGCGCATTACCAGAAAAGCCACATCGGCGTTGAAATTCTGGTTCGCAGATTCTCCAGAAAAACCCGCAGGCGCATCAAGCTCGTCACGGACACGGCGACCGTCGGCCTCATCGGTATCGTGGCATGGCGCATGTTCCTCTACGCCCAGTCACAGGCCGAAACCGGCGAAGTGTCCATGAACCTCGAGTTGCCCGAATATCAGGTGATCTACGTGCTCGCCTTCGGCTTCCTCATCTACACGTTCTGTCTCCTCGGGGACATCGTGAAATTCTTCAAGGGAAGCGAGGACTAG